gaaagagagagaagaacgATCCAAGACATGGATCATGATCCTTCAAACGCGAAACCAAACCAACACCCACCTCTAACCAACCCATCTCCGACGTCGTTTCGAGGCCCCAACCATCGGCGAGCCCACTCCGAAGTTCAATTCCGTGTCCCTGAAGATCTAGACCTCTCCGAAACGTTCAGCGGGTTCGACGACCTTGGATCCGAAGATGACCTCTTCTGGTCCTTCATGGACATTGAGAATCTCGGATCCGGACCGGGTCATAATAACCCGTTTCCCGCTGAGAATGGTGGAGGTGGAGGGAGAGAGGAGGAAGGTGGGAGCTCGAGGCCTAGACATATGCATAGTGTCTCCGTTGATGGGTCTTCGAGTTTGGAGTCGATAGAGGCTAAGAAAGCCATGACTCCTGAGAAACTCGCTGAGCTTTGGGTTGTTAATCCCAAGAGAGCTAAAAGGTTTCGTCTTTTTTTGCTCGTTTCTTGTGAATTATGCTAATGATTTGATGACGTATATCTGGTTCTTGTTAGATCGTTAAGACTAGCTGACATGTCTTGTTTTACAAAAGGCGGtttctttataatattatatatcttttgaTGTTGATGTGATGTGATGAATTAGGTGTTACATCACTTTTGTTTGACTCTGATTCTCGAATCTCAACGATAATTAACTGAAATTTAGTTAGCTTCTAGTAAGCTTGATTTGCTACGTCTTTTTGGATGAGAGAGACTATGAGGGTCccataagtattatatatatatatattttttttatttttattttgtgtttggtACTTTTTGTACGGCTTGAATAAGTTTAAAGTCTTATAACATTTCCTTGTAGTGGTCAAACTGTATGAGAATTGCGAGTTATGGTTTCAAACCGGCTTTGGTTACATCAATGTTCTTTGACTCTGATTCTCGAATCTCAGTGATAACTGAAATATAGTTGTTAGCTTCTACTATGCTGCTTTTTGTTTGAGAGAGACCATGAGGGTCCCATCAGTATGCTTTTGTCTGATTAAAATCTCAAGTCGATTTTTTTATTGCAATTCATAAATGATGTGATGGCCCCCCAGCTTTTTGTTTGATTCGTCGGTTCAATATTGTTTGGTTAGAGAGATTCTAATTGATGATTCAAGTCTTATAACATATCATTTTGGTAGTCTAATTGATGATTCAAGTCTTATAAATGCTGTTCTAAACATTAGAGTGGAAACATTCAGCATTCTCTATTGATTGATAATTTGCTTCCAGTAGCTAATCGTGTATGGTTGCAGGATAATGTCTAACCGACAATCTGCAGCTCGTTCAAAAGAGAGAAAGGCTCGGTATATAATGCAGCTCGAGAGGAGAGTCCAGACCTTGCAAGCTGAATATGCTACCCGTTCTGCACACCTGTCTTTGATCAATGTATCTTCTTATTACAAGCTCCACTTGCTGTGATAATTTCCCTTCTGCTTGCTGCCTAATAATTAACTTGCTTCTTGCAGACAGACATAGATGGATTGTTATCTGAGAACACAGAGCTCAAGCTTCGCATACAGGCCGTGGAACAAAAGGCCAAGTTGCGTGATGGTATGTTAATCCTTCTTCTCATTCTCCTCCTTTTCTGTTTCGGTTTTAAAGGTCATTTTATCTGATGATTCTTTCCCTTACGCAGCGCTGAACGACAAAATGAAAAAGGAGGCCGAGAGGCTGAGGTTCGCAGCAGCGGGACAAGTCTCACACTCTGATGCTTATAACCTCCAAATGGCTCGCATGCAATACTCTCAACAGCAAGCATTCTTTCAACAACAAGCTGATGCTCAGAACATGCAACAAATGACTCCTCAGTTTCATCTCTTCCAgccaaacaacaacaacaacaaccaccaAAACCCTCAGCTTATGCATCATGCTCCTTCCAACGCCTCTGGTCAATCTCATTCCTATTCGGAGGAAGTGCATGAAGACCATCTTGGCAGCTTACAGGGGCTTGACATTAGCAATGGCTCAATCTTTGGTAGGTCTAGTGAAAGCAGCAGCAGCACCATGTGAGAGAGGCTGCCTTTTCTCGAtaaaccttttctttttcttctcaatTGATACCTCATTTAGATAAACAAAAAGTAACATCTCTGTCTAATACATTCATTATTCTGTAAAACTGGTTTCTCTTTTTGGGGGCGTTTTGGGGTTTCAACTTGTCTCATTACTCTGTTTCCTGGTTCATGGGGGAGCTACCAAAGCCTTATGTTCTTTTCCAACTGCAACCATCCTTGTAAAATGGTGGTTGTGTTTGGATTTGGCTTTGCCTTAAACCTGaaaagaaattgtttttattttacatcACTTCTTCTCTTTTGTTGTTTCAGTAATTTACATTGTAGGAAAGTTTAGTTTGATGGTTAATAGCTCCATGTTACTTTTGCTTCGAGCACAAGTTCTTAGTACTACTCCCATAAGAACCCTAATGTCTGCAATCACTTTTTGGTTTCTGGTTCTTCACTTGTCTTAAAACCGCACTAGGATTCAACTACTAGAATCAGACCGATATAATTTGATCAGAAACATTAAATCTAGTTG
The window above is part of the Brassica napus cultivar Da-Ae chromosome C3, Da-Ae, whole genome shotgun sequence genome. Proteins encoded here:
- the LOC106385614 gene encoding bZIP transcription factor 18-like → MDHDPSNAKPNQHPPLTNPSPTSFRGPNHRRAHSEVQFRVPEDLDLSETFSGFDDLGSEDDLFWSFMDIENLGSGPGHNNPFPAENGGGGGREEEGGSSRPRHMHSVSVDGSSSLESIEAKKAMTPEKLAELWVVNPKRAKRIMSNRQSAARSKERKARYIMQLERRVQTLQAEYATRSAHLSLINTDIDGLLSENTELKLRIQAVEQKAKLRDALNDKMKKEAERLRFAAAGQVSHSDAYNLQMARMQYSQQQAFFQQQADAQNMQQMTPQFHLFQPNNNNNNHQNPQLMHHAPSNASGQSHSYSEEVHEDHLGSLQGLDISNGSIFGRSSESSSSTM